A window of the Theileria parva strain Muguga chromosome 2, complete sequence, whole genome shotgun sequence genome harbors these coding sequences:
- a CDS encoding putative integral membrane protein, translated as MDYDEELKDTLKSDLFGSNSSHLVLMSILILLSSGVHIYLTNLGNSIANFILGFLTFFFIFNPSVVLIITLMTYSITLSSTLCLLLVVTLIKQKVWIMHLNRKIQLFLYLYDILISFLIFSLLNKIWRSPCNVSNEGLPNWYYNELELNKQNIWTPFTGMGNTLFKPNDTINI; from the exons ATGGATTACGATGAAGAGCTTAAGGATACTTTGAAAAGTGATTTATTTGGCTCAAATTCATCGCATTTAGTTCTCATGTCAATCCTCATTCTCTTATCCTCCGGAGTACACATTTACCTCACCAACCTCGGCAATTCAATCGCGAATTTCATCCTAG gatttttaacattttttttcatttttaatccTTCAGTTGTTTTGATCATCACACTCATGACCTACA GTATAACGTTATCATCAACTTTGTGTCTATTATTGGTTGTGACGCTGATAAAACAG AAAGTGTGGATCATGCATTTGAATCGGAaaattcaattatttttatacctCTATGACATTCTCATCTCTTTCCTCATCTTCTCATTACTCAACAAAA TTTGGAGATCGCCTTGTAATGTGAGTAACGAAGGTTTACCGAATTGGTATTACAATGAGTTGGAGTTGAATAAACAGAACATTTGGACGCCATTCACCGGCATGGGTAACACTCTCTTCAAACCCAATGATACCATTAACATTTAA
- a CDS encoding 5'-3' exonuclease N-terminal resolvase-like domain protein, translating to MKLKFVIYFLLIFNGVEGLNFFNFNFNYGIQPTHNYNKHRNNKQNKHNKNNKISKYLSKNVNNVYNWKNGLKGLGYISTTLKGINLGYKTDSVNAPDRVMIVDGTGLAYRCFFALPDLKTSKGTDIGCLMGFMNSLARLHRMFDPKYIGVVFDSPGANDEKRDIWPEYKLNRQVVSYSLRNQLGWIREFCAILGLPVFIEPSTEADDIITSMITFFREYSKSQPNENADSSVTPKSTLNNSNLPGTSMNFHRTETMQKAVRGIFDRYSQELKGNSVQALPYRDYPLKAEDNSVENDKVYRGYDITVVTADKDLLQILSENDANKVNVKIVQPHKSYRIVNQHTVKQEYGIDPERFSEYLALVGDTADNIPGIMGIGPKTAPKLIQKYQSFDDILRSEEITKLSSKGGKYRESVRMAHEFHSIVKLKKNLRVLKSMDQLVKSNALTCQLSKFLKMFSLQKASSKWSMFTKP from the exons atgaaattaaaatttgtaatatattttttattaatttttaatggaGTTGAAGGtttaaacttttttaattttaattttaactatgGAATCCAACCGACACACAACTACAACAAACATCGCAATAAcaaacaaaataaacacaataaaaataataaaattagtaaatatttgagtaaaaatgttaataatgtttataaTTGGAAAAATGGGTTAAAGGGTCTGGGTTACATTTCGACGACTCTGAAGGGTATAAACTTGGGGTATAAAACTGACAGTGTAAATGCTCCAGACCGTGTGATGATAGTTGATGGCACGGGTTTGGCTTACAGGTGTTTCTTTGCTCTGCCAGATTTGAAGACTTCTAAGGGCACTGACATCGGCTGTCTGATGGGCTTTATGAATTCCTTAGCTCGTCTTCATCGTATGTTTGACCCCAAATACATTGGAGTTGTGTTTGATTCTCCAGGCGCAAATGATGAGAAACGTGATATCTGGCCTGAGTATAAGCTTAACAGGCAAGTGGTTTCTTATTCCCTTAGAAATCAACTTGGCTGGATCAGGGAATTTTGCGCCATTTTAGGCCTTCCAGTCTTCATTGAACCCTCTACTGAAGCTGATGATATTATAACCTCCATGATCACTTTCTTCAGAGAATATTCCAAATCTCAACCCAATGAGAATGCCGACTCATCTGTAACTCCAAAATCCActttaaataatagtaatttacCTGGAACTAGCATGAATTTCCACCGTACTGAGACAATGCAAAAGGCAGTGAGAGGAATATTTGACCGGTATTCTCAGGAGCTAAAGGGTAATTCAGTTCAAGCACTTCCATATAGAGATTATCCCCTCAAGGCTGAAGACAATAGTGTGGAAAATGATAAGGTTTACAGGGGATATGACATTACTGTAGTAACTGCTGATAAGGATTTGTTACAAATACTGTCAGAAAACGATGcaaataaagttaatgttaaaatcGTACAACCGCACAAATCATACAGAATTGTTAACCAACACACCGTCAAACAAGAATACG GAATTGACCCTGAGCGGTTTAGCGAGTATTTGGCTTTGGTTGGAGATACTGCGGATAATATTCCGGGAATTATGGGAATTGGACCCAAAACAGCCCCAAAACTAATACAAAAATATCAATCTTTCGAT GACATTTTAAGGAGTGAGGAGATTACAAAATTGAGTAGTAAAGGTGGAAAGTACAGAGAAAGTGTGAGGATGGCTCATGAGTTTCACAGCATAGTAAAGCTGAAAAAGAACCTTAGAGTCCTAAAGTCGATGGATCAACTGGTTAAATCTAATGCCTTAACATGCCAGCTTTCTAAATTTCTGAAAATGTTCTCTCTACAAAAGGCTTCCTCCAAATGGTCAATGTTCACCAAACCCTAA
- the UFD1L gene encoding Ubiquitin recognition factor in ER-associated degradation protein 1, with amino-acid sequence MWNWNNFENFWSGGNIYQNAAHTSNYRCFSVSFAGRESMEQGNKILLPQSALHELASRNISWPMMFEILNPKNYKRTNGGVLEFISEEGTCNIPYWVMNNLGLNEGDVVTITNVSLPKATWVKLKPLNEDYWDISNPRAVLENALRNYATLTVGDVIPIHYIQTIYLFHIMDLKPAKACSIIETDMEVEFDMPVPEPKEEENDMETDPEPIIGKRLDGKTPRLAKPTPDTTNKTPWKNKLPNGIRVYDEEYERMVRNRRISYSRR; translated from the exons ATGTGGAATTGGAACaattttgagaatttttGGTCTGGTggtaatatttatcaaaatgCAGCTCATACGTCAAATTATCGTTGTTTCTCAGTCTCATTCGCAGGTCGCGAATCCATGGAACAAGGCAATAAAA TATTATTACCGCAATCTGCGTTACATGAGTTGGCGAGTCGGAATATATCGTGGCCGATGATGTTTGAGATTCTGAACCCGAAGAACTACAAGCGTACCAACGGCGGGGTCTTAGAATTCATCTCCGAAGAAGGAACTTGCAATATTCCATACTGG GTGATGAACAATTTGGGTTTGAATGAGGGAGATGTGGTAACGATAACAAATGTGTCATTGCCTAAAGCCACCTGGGTTAAACTTAAACCCCTAAACGAAGATTACTGGGATATCTCAAATCCACGCGCTGT ATTGGAGAATGCGTTGAGGAATTATGCGACGTTGACAGTTGGTGATGTCATACCAATTCATTACATACAAACCATTTACCTCTTCCACATCATG GACCTAAAGCCTGCCAAGGCGTGTAGTATAATTGAGACCGACATGGAGGTGGAGTTTGACATGCCAGTGCCGGAGCCAAAAGAGGAAGAAAATGACATGGAAACGGATCCGGAGCCTATAATAGGCAAAAGATTAGACGGGAAAACCCCAAGATTAGCTAAACCAACCCCTGACACTACTAATAAAACACCCtggaaaaataaattaccCAATGGCATCAGA GTGTATGATGAGGAATATGAGCGTATGGTTCGGAACAGGCGGATTTCATATTCTCGTCGATAA
- the mcm2 gene encoding MCM2/3/5 family protein — translation MADRDEHHLDTDEEYDPEEYRDDDRDDYFVAEGLRDKDEEQAELEGEDLYEDETGFVVGQRDLEREMQGFAKLGIENVDEYEPDMLDDAVYELDPKDRRAAERRMRFRDRTRARPGDRTMHKQLWRKILEMADEEFEDNLFARISERVTKRRTDFATAEAEAPDLSRLESAKAVLHSNPNEVTFDDKYQQAIDCCFRYFLYRFKLTEDAPNYYYKSKISTMIREDKTVLRVAAQHLLQFHCENVITWLEFRPADVLPVLHDCLTFEVSKLKEELYKKRYCKVAITDWPFTTQLGLLRSSELNTLIRVSGIVIRRGSVLPRLRVLYLKCNACDTTLSELPIYFSDVIKPVFPKRCPYCHSPGFNVDRINTEYTDYQKLTIQEPPSSVPAGRTPRQKIVILTGDFVDSVKPGDLVDVLGTYKTRYDLGLNIKHGFPILHTELEANNIERQEDSASFELTDEDVAEIKRLSKDPCIRERLIASVAPTLWGHKTAKASVLSALFGGVPKGILHSVNSGAGNSVNNANGVNTGNTMGGHRIRGDINVLLVGDPGLGKSQLLQYVHKTANRSVLTTGKGASAVGLTAGVRKDPVTGEWSLEGGALVLADEGFCVIDEFDKMTDKDRVSIHEAMEQQSISISKAGIVTSLRARCSVIAAANPKFGRYEPALTFKENVDFSDPILSRFDLIVVLRDIPNIEEDLLLSEYVVTNHQLLHPRLDNVEDYENVLKRLQNTLLSSNIVEPLPTEVFKKYVYYARRHVKPVIAQEYYSQIEGKLSGVYSRIRQRTFGGGYPLTLRHIESIIRISEANAKMRLSSVITSDDVDVAIAMLLESYISSQKYSVATRLSMEFTRYRALFTGNDELLAQLLKGSLQHQLEVQLRKQYVNQMHRNDTTDVQLDTLESRESSISVMLFLKICARYKFGEDQVNRWMHSNQFKKHFKLSLNPQGTQVITSVLT, via the exons atg gCCGATCGTGACGAACATCATCTAGACACCGATG AAGAATACGACCCGGAAGAGTATAGGGACGATGACAGGGATGATTATTTTGTGGCTGAGGGTCTGAGGGACAAGGATGAGGAGCAGGCTGAGTTGGAGGGCGAGGATTTATATGAGGACGAGACGGGGTTTGTGGTGGGACAACGTGACCTTGAACGTGAAATGCAAGGCTTTGCCAAGTTAGGAATTGAAAACGTTGACGAGTATGAGCCAGACATGCTTGATGACGCGGTGTATGAGCTTGATCCCAAAGACCGTAGAGCAGCAGAAAGGAGAATGCGTTTCCGTGATAGAACCAGAGCAAGACCAGGTGACCGCACAATGCATAAACAACTCTGGCGTAAGATTCTGGAAATGGCCGATGAAGAATTTGAGGACAATCTTTTCGCCAGGATTTCAGAGAGAGTTACAAAGAGGAGGACAGATTTCGCTACAGCAGAGGCTGAAGCGCCGGATCTCTCAAGACTGGAGAGCGCCAAAGCCGTACTACACTCCAACCCCAACGAAGTCACATTCGACGATAAATACCAACAAGCCATTGATTGCTGCTTTAG ATACTTTTTGTATCGTTTCAAGTTGACTGAGGATGCTCCGAATTACTACTACAAGAGTAAAATTTCCACGATGATTCGTGAGGATAAAACTGTACTCCGTGTGGCAGCGCAGCATTTGTTGCAATTTCACTGTGAGAATGTCATTACTTGGCTTGAGTTTAGACCAGCAGATGTGTTACCAGTGCTGCACGACTGTTTAACATTTGAAGTTAGTAAACTGAAGGAAGAATTGTACAAGAAAAGGTACTGCAAAGTTGCCATCACAGACTGGCCATTCACCACACAATTGGGGCTCCTAAGGTCATCTGAACTCAATACTCTCATTCGTGTCTCAG GAATAGTGATAAGGCGCGGCTCTGTATTACCGAGGTTACgagtattatatttaaagtGTAATGCTTGTGACACTACGTTGAGTGAGTTGCCGATTTACTTCAGTGACGTGATTAAGCCAGTGTTCCCCAAGCGTTGTCCATACTGTCATTCTCCAGGCTTTAACGTGGACAGGATCAACACTGAGTACACAGATTACCAGAAATTAACTATCCAGGAACCGCCGAGTAGTGTCCCGGCAGGCCGAACACCAAGGCAGAAAATTGTAATTCTCACTGGTGACTTTGTCGACTCTGTGAAACCAGGCGACTTAGTCGATGTTCTCGGGACTTACAAGACGAGATATGACTTGGGacttaatattaaacaCGGGTTCCCGATTCTGCACACGGAGTTGGAAGCGAATAACATTGAACGTCAGGAAGATTCCGCCTCATTTGAGTTAACTGACGAGGATGTTGCGGAGATTAAACGGCTTAGCAAAGATCCTTGCATTAGGGAACGGTTAATAGCCTCAGTAGCTCCCACACTCTGGGGTCACAAAACCGCTAAAGCCTCGGTACTGTCTGCCCTATTCGGCGGAGTGCCCAAAGGCATTCTCCATAGTGTTAATTCTGGCGCTGGGAACTCTGTTAATAATGCAAATGGTGTTAACACGGGTAATACTATGGGAGGACATAGGATAAGAGGAGAcataaatgtgttattgGTGGGTGACCCTGGATTGGGGAAATCACAGCTGTTGCAGTATGTGCACAAGACAGCGAATAGAAGTGTGTTAACCACGGGAAAAGGTGCCAGTGCCGTAGGTCTAACAGCAGGTGTAAGGAAAGATCCAGTTACAG GGGAATGGAGCCTGGAAGGAGGAGCGTTGGTATTGGCTGATGAAGGATTTTGTGTGATTGACGAGTTTGATAAGATGACTGACAAGGATCGTGTGAGTATCCACGAGGCCATGGAGCAGCAGAGTATTAGCATTAGCAAGGCTGGGATAGTCACAAGTTTACGTGCCAGATGCTCAGTAATTGCTGCTGCTAATCCTAAATTCGGCCGCTACGAACCTGCACTAACCTTTAAAGAGAATGTAGACTTCTCAGACCCTATCCTGAGTAGGTTTGACCTCATTGTAGTGCTCCGTGACATTCCCAACATTGAGGAGGATCTGTTATTATCCGAATACGTAGTAACAAATCATCAACTACTACACCCACGATTGGATAACGTGGAGGACTACGAGAATGTCCTAAAACGTCTCCAAAATACTCTATTATCCTCTAACATAGTGGAGCCATTGCCCACGGAAGTGTTTAAGAAGTATGTCTACTATGCGAGGAGGCATGTGAAACCCGTAATAGCCCAGGAGTATTACAGTCAAATTGAGGGGAAACTAAGCGGTGTCTACAGTAGAATAAGACAAAGAACATTTGGTGGTGGGTATCCTCTGACATTGAGACATATTGAGAGTATAATTCGTATTAGCGAGGCCAACGCTAAGATGAGATTATCAAGTGTGATCACGTCAGACGATGTTGATGTTGCAATTGCCATGTTACTAGAAAGTTATATATCCAGCCAGAAGTATTCCGTGGCTACAAGATTATCCATGGAGTTTACAAGATATAGAGCTCTTTTTACAG GGAATGACGAGTTATTGGCTCAGTTATTGAAGGGTTCCTTGCAGCATCAGCTGGAGGTCCAGCTACGTAAGCAATACGTGAACCAGATGCATCGTAATGATACCACCGACGTACAACTCGACACTCTTGAATCTCGGGAAAGTAGCATCAGTGTGATGTTGTTTTTGAAAATCTGTGCGAGGTACAAGTTTGGCGAAGACCAAGTGAACCGCTGGATGCACTCTAACCAATTCAAAAAACACTTCAAACTCTCACTCAACCCACAAGGAACACAAGTTATCACATCCGTACTCACATGA
- the SF3B6 gene encoding Splicing factor 3B subunit 6 yields MLNSVYPTKKNIRLPPEVSRILYLRNLPYKITSEELYDIFGKYGSVRQIRKGNSATTKGTAFVVYDDIFDAKNALDHLSGFNVAGRYLVVLYYNPAKANKRKDLDKQEADLRKIRTAMNQNN; encoded by the exons ATGTTAAATTCCGTATATCCTACAAAAAAGAATATCCGTCTCCCTCCGGAAGTTAGTAGAATTCTTTATTTAAG GAACCTTccatataaaataacatcTGAAGAGTTATATGATATCTTTGGGAAATACGGCTCCGTTCGCCAAATCAGGAA gGGTAACAGTGCTACAACGAAGGGTACAGCGTTTGTAGTTTACGATGATATATTTGATGCTAAAAATGCCCTAGACCATTTATCAGGATTTAACGTTGCCGGGAG GTATTTGGtagttttatattataatccGGCAAAAGCAAATAAGAGAAAGGATTTGGATAAACAGGAAGCTGACTTAAGAAAAATAAGAACAGCAATGAACcaaaataactaa
- a CDS encoding Sel1 repeat family protein, with product MIKILIYSFLILLSHICHSHPSITEYYDINEVNKLSQLELERSHFEIALHSNLQITEYGFFDFSHPFNGRSIRIAGILLPRDIEVYLRILSSPVLHNPPYNISLGQDERLMRHLGFVKGVVKLPQTGAAYEIIERILRNQVSSLSRIKDLYRPEQTWPTYLDNRAAYTNLWKHATNLFAVKLYPVDITRYYILNGELYYFKYQISFDKTKFQDLCLILGYWNFDNISIPDYLIKEFDFEISHHDRSNYPESFFCKLSQQDNDLSNNKLYKKYNKVQTTSNENSDLEEFFDLDFDNSLYNSESDAAEDLDDNFTVQDITHTVYNLNNGVTSFKNPVDTVFTSHFSTTSPANLQNNYNTSVDPDAIHLDVDKIKSQPYHNNSVNYSPDSPHDNSNPSHDNNSSRDNATAYKNISAHTTSSPDEFDDRYRVSHWVGGLSMEHAMREEAKMVARVLIKILYKATRNMMKSHNIDISSIQRDRIKLYKTTLYSPSVKKLRNMINNSRLLTNKYDGILLDEEAEEILFESGSKYKVYWNFKNDSLYNKRTVSDRSADLSERFIDDLLFEPNRFYNRLINISGDSIDFKEAYDILLSLTQETTPYTPNHIFSNPQNFNSVLGVNKYKYVYNNANVKFSRRIDTMVGKVLEQYKSLPSNTNSLLRGRAKCLMAFLYLFGVSDSKGVVNFPHGWPRHIKKSMSLLISGMSSPCGLCNTLLGFLASIGFPPVSNNMYAWETRKNDEETTVYQLISGNLYNSFLKYSSDAVDIPNFDYIASKSKSTDKVKVSSDKTESDSGDKPNTGDSQDKGKTNDTDADVLVDRSGYDLPLLCYLSGSYKNDELSSLAYSYYIHSGIGNPSRTCQKSAQSSINRSPKNVGMMCLEAIPYAIESAKSSMKNKHDQFHDTSDEYKSKRYAEFIKKLSHMGDSDGLRMMGDFYYTGHEQAGIRRNYQQAINFWSRAAESGDPSSALAIAHHHLSNLQTDDSGHSAVQAERYLRMVLNSSSPTSSAFSTANFYLYRHGLGQPRDSGMAARYLRESADRGDVNSMVLMGHAYAGILTDVTPPEGRNIFMSFYYYRRAAQSGNIVGLFNSAVFTLHGYDLEYTSALDRCNEAYKLFSRVARMGTMSTTLKVLSKRAKNNNDKIGHVLMNMLLSEMGDSNAHRELSKHFKTNSVFCYTESLDPDITSPTTLFSAKNTSNASNPVTFKNFQIIQDLMSKSNISDRDNTFYDAQSESLTRGSTLGNMGANTNLTGTLTNTSPRVSYQDRNEVNRLTREIRMLNMVRVTEMPEDPEVDLRSRGLWNRDDNQNVSIFEALMAGKNANSPPNVENQDGISDSTVNSTTNGQTTTTKQNPTTPSTTKPRPNNSYVSNTDESVVTGMFESEHGKAESGGCYYYYSRRGAYSPQNSTPLLLAEALLSGKPWLPSEALFWAKRSKESDSLKGSYMYATMMEAGLGAPKNCQASFKIFKEFMSSKSRGERILGLVCILRNKIISKVRHPHFLYTFLVKFLYDSYAYNNITHSSYTPCDYTFFDYDRIPPSGLKLLSLIYFLIVLFTLVVYFKITSH from the exons atgattaaaattttaatttactcctttctaattttattatcacaCATTTGTCACTCGCATCCGTCAATCACTGAATACTACGACATTAACGAAGTTAACAAG TTATCGCAGCTTGAGCTTGAGAGATCTCACTTTGAAATAGCTCTACACTCGAATCTGCAGATTACCGAGTACGGGTTCTTTGACTTTTCACACCCCTTTAATGGAAGGTCGATAAGGATCGCAGGTATATTACTTCCTCGTGATATTGAGGTATACCTGCGCATACTATCCTCGCCAGTTCTCCATAATCCTCCATATAACATTTCACTGGGTCAGGATGAACGTTTGATGAGGCATCTGGGCTTTGTAAAGGGAGTGGTAAAGCTGCCACAAACTGGTGCAGCCTATGAAATAATAGAGCGGATTTTGAGGAACCAAGTGTCATCTTTAAGTAGGATAAAGGACCTTTATAGGCCTGAACAGACTTGGCCTACATATTTGGATAACAGAGCAGCCTACACAAATTTGTGGAAACATGCCACTAACCTGTTTGcagtaaaattatatcCAGTGGATATTACAAGgtattacattttaaacgGTGAATTATACTATTTCAAGTACCAGATCTCATTTGATAAGACCAAGTTCCAGGATCTATGCCTAATTCTTGGATACTGGAACTTCGACAACATCTCAATTCCAGACTATTTGATAAAGGAATTTGACTTCGAGATTAGTCACCACGACAGGTCCAACTACCCTGAATCGTTTTTCTGCAAACTCTCTCAACAGGACAATGATTTAAGTAATAACAAACTTTACAAGAAGTACAACAAAGTTCAGACTACGAGTAATGAAAATTCAGACCTTGAGGAGTTTTTTGACCTGGACTTTGACAATTCGCTCTACAACTCTGAAAGCGACGCCGCAGAGGATTTAGATGATAATTTCACCGTACAAGATATTACTCACACAGTTTATAACCTTAATAATGGAGTAACTAGCTTTAAAAACCCAGTTGACACAGTTTTTACTAGTCATTTTTCAACCACCAGTCCAGCAAACCTTCAAAACAATTACAACACTAGTGTTGATCCTGATGCAATTCACCTTGATGTTGATAAGATCAAATCTCAACCATACCATAACAACTcagtaaattattctcCTGATTCACCACATGACAACAGTAACCCCTCACATGATAACAACTCGTCACGTGATAACGCTACAGCCTATAAAAATATCTCTGCACATACTACGTCTTCACCTGATGAGTTTGATGATAGATATAGAGTGTCCCATTGGGTTGGAGGGTTGAGTATGGAGCACGCGATGAGAGAGGAGGCGAAGATGGTGGCCAGAGTcctgataaaaatattatataaagcGACTCGAAACATGATGAAGTCTCataatattgatatttCGTCAATCCAGAGGGATAGGATAAAGTTATACAAGACAACTTTATACTCACCCTCCGTTAAAAAATTGAGGAATATGATTAATAACTCGAGGCTCCTGACTAATAAATATGACGGAATTCTACTAGACGAAGAGGCCGAGGAGATATTATTCGAGTCGGGCTCAAAGTATAAAGTGTATTGGAACTTCAAAAACGACTCGCTATATAATAAGAGGACAGTTTCAGACCGTTCAGCAGATTTATCGGAAAGATTTATCGACGACCTGCTCTTTGAGCCGAATAGATTTTACAACAGACTAATTAACATTTCTGGGGACTCGATAGATTTTAAGGAGGCTTATGATATCCTACTATCACTAACACAGGAAACCACTCCATACACTCCCAACCATATTTTCTCAAACCCGCAGAATTTTAATAGTGTTCTCGGAGTTAATaagtataaatatgtgtataacAATGCgaatgtaaaattttcgaGAAGAATTGACACTATGGTCGGTAAGGTTTTGGAGCAGTATAAAAGTTTGCCTTCAAATACCAACAGTTTATTGAGAGGAAGAGCCAAGTGTTTAATGGCatttttgtatttattTGGTGTGTCAGATAGTAAAGGAGTTGTTAACTTTCCACACGGCTGGCCAAGACACATTAAGAAGTCAATGTCACTTTTAATTAGTGGAATGTCATCGCCGTGCGGACTTTGTAATACTCTGCTAGGGTTCCTAGCGTCAATTGGGTTCCCGCCAGTCTCCAACAACATGTACGCCTGGGAAACTAGGAAAAACGATGAGGAAACTACCGTGTATCAGTTGATTTCGGGGAATTTGTACAACTCATTCCTCAAATATTCCAGTGACGCTGTTGATATTCCCAATTTCGACTATATTGCCAGTAAATCCAAGAGTACCGACAAAGTTAAAGTTTCTAGTGACAAAACTGAGTCTGATTCTGGTGACAAACCCAACACAGGAGATTCACAAGATAAGGGGAAAACAAATGACACAGATGCAGATGTGTTGGTTGACAGAAGTGGTTACGACTTGCCGTTGTTGTGTTATTTGAGTGGCAGTTATAAGAACGATGAGTTGTCAAGTTTGGCGTATAGTTATTACATTCACAGTGGGATTGGGAACCCGAGTAGAACGTGCCAAAAGTCAGCTCAATCTTCAATTAACAGATCACCAAAGAATGTCGGAATGATGTGTTTAGAGGCGATACCATATGCAATTGAGTCTGCAAAATCAtcaatgaaaaataaacatgACCAGTTTCATGACACGAGCGACGAGTACAAGAGTAAGAGGTATGCCGAGTTTATTAAGAAGTTATCGCACATGGGAGACTCGGACGGTCTAAGGATGATGGGGGACTTTTATTACACAGGCCATGAACAGGCTGGAATTAGGCGAAATTACCAACAGGCAATTAACTTCTGGTCAAGAGCAGCAGAATCTGGTGATCCCTCCTCAGCCTTAGCAATTGCACATCATCACTTATCTAACCTTCAAACTGATGATTCAGGCCATTCTGCAGTTCAAGCCGAACGCTACCTCAGAATGGTCCTCAACTCCTCTTCACCAA CCTCGAGTGCGTTTAGTACTGCGAATTTTTACTTGTATCGACACGGTTTGGGTCAACCTAGAGATTCCGGAATGGCTGCTAGGTATCTACGAGAGTCTGCAGACAGAGGTGACGTGAATTCGATGGTTCTGATGGGACACGCATATGCGGGGATTCTGACAGACGTGACGCCGCCAGAGGGGAGGAACATTTTCATGTCATTTTACTACTACAGAAGAGCTGCGCAGTCTGGGAATATCGTAGGTCTTTTCAACTCCGCAGTTTTCACACTCCACGGCTATGACCTGGAGTACACCAGTGCTCTGGACAGGTGCAACGAGGCGTATAAGCTGTTTTCCAGGGTTGCTAGGATGGGCACAATGTCAACCACTCTTAAAGTGCTCTCCAAGAGGGCCAAGAATAATAATGACAAGATCGGCCACGTGCTGATGAATATGCTCCTGAGTGAGATGGGTGACTCTAACGCACACCGTGAGCTTTCTAAGCACTTTAAGACTAATTCGGTGTTCTGTTACACTGAGAGTCTTGACCCTGACATCACATCTCCCACCACACTCTTCAGCGCTAAAAACACCAGCAACGCCAGTAACCCAGTGACGTTTAAGAACTTCCAAATCATACAAGACTTAATGTCAAAGTCTAATATTTCAGATAGGGATAACACGTTTTATGACGCTCAGTCTGAGAGTTTAACTAGAGGCTCGACACTGGGTAACATGGGCGCCAATACTAACCTGACTGGCACTCTGACAAACACTTCACCCAGAGTTTCTTACCAGGATAGAAATGAGGTTAACAGACTTACTAGGGAAATTAGGATGTTAAACATGGTTAGAGTTACTGAAATGCCAGAGGATCCTGAAGTTGACTTACGATCAAGGGGGCTCTGGAACAGAGACGATAACCAAAACGTCTCCATTTTCGAAGCACTCATGGCTGGGAAAAATGCCAATTCTCCACCAAACGTTGAGAATCAAGATGGTATATCAGATTCCACCGTAAATAGTACTACAAATGGCCAAACCACTACAACTAAACAAAATCCCACCACGCCAAGCACCACAAAACCACGTCCAAACAATTCCTACGTATCAAACACTGACGAATCTGTGGTCACGGGAATGTTCGAGAGCGAACATGGAAAGGCAGAGTCAGGCGGTTGTTACTACTATTACAGTAGGAGAGGAGCGTATTCACCGCAGAATTCCACCCCGTTATTGCTGGCGGAAGCGCTTTTGAGTGGGAAGCCCTGGCTACCTTCTGAGGCTCTGTTCTGGGCCAAAAGGTCCAAGGAGTCTGACAGCTTAAAGGGCAGCTACATGTACGCCACGATGATGGAAGCGGGACTTGGCGCGCCTAAAAACTGTCAAGCTTCCTTCAAGATATTCAAGGAGTTTATGTCCAGTAAGTCACGAGGTGAGCGAATTCTAGGCCTGGTGTGCATTTTAAGGAATAAAATCATTAGTAAAGTTAGACACCCTCACTTTCTGTACACTTTCCTGGTCAAATTCCTCTATGACTCTTACGcatataataatatcaCACACTCGTCTTACACGCCCTGTGATTACACCTTTTTCGATTACGACCGAATTCCACCCTCCGGACTCAAGCTGCTCTCGCTCATTTACTTCCTCATTGTGCTCTTTACACTCGTTGTATACTTTAAAATCACCTcacactaa